Genomic window (Spirochaetota bacterium):
CCAATATAACATTTTGCAAAATTGCAACATCAAGCCTATCTACCTCATTCTGAGGCAATTCTTTTTTATAGTGCAGTACAAACCATTGCCCATCGCAATACATTCTTATTTCATGAGGTTTGGTCACAATACCACTATCACTTTTTTCAACTGAAAAAATTTGGGAAAGTTCATTCATAAATGACCTGAAGTCGTGATTGTTGAAATCTCTAACGACACGATTATAAGGTAATATTTGTAACTCTGAATGTGGGAAAATCGTAGCCACAAAATAATTAAATGCCTCATTTCCTGAATATCCACTTTTTCTGCGCTCCAATCCCACTCTGACAGCTGATGCAGCACGATGATGTCCATCTGCAATATACAGGACTAGAGGCTGTAATGCTTCTTTTATCTTTGCAGCCAATAGGTTATCTTCAATTCTTCTGACAGTATGTTGCACACCATCCGTAGCAACAAAGTCATACAGAACAGGTGATTGGATGGATTCATTCATTAGCTTTTGCAGAGCATCATTATTTTTATAAAAAAGATATACAAGCCCGGTCTGTGCCCCTATAATATTTATATGGTTCATCCGATCAATTTCTTTATCTTCACGGGTTAACTCATGCTTTTTTACCACACCGTTACTATAATCATCAATAGAAACTCCAGCCACAACGCCAGTCTGTATGTGGTTACCCATTGTTAATGTATAAAGATACAGGTATGCTGCATCATCTAAGGTAAGCACACCATCACTGATAAACTTTTGTAAATTTTCCTTACCCTTTCTATAAACATCCTCCGCATACGGATTGTGTTCTACAGGCAAATCTATCTCGGGCCTGGTAACACGAAAAAAGCTTAACGGATTTCCCTGTGCCAGCGACCTTGCCTCTTCAGTATTTACGACATCATAAGGTAACTCAGCCACCTTTGATACAAATTCTTTATTGGGTCGTAATGCAATAAACTCGGTTATAATAGCCATGCATATTTCCTTTTTGATATTTAAAGCGTTAGTTCTTCACCATGAATGGTTACAAGTTTTTCTATTCTGAAACGCTTGGTGCCCGCAGGTATCTGTACTATTACCTCATCACCTACCGTCTTTTTGTGCAATGCTCTTCCAATAGGGGATGACAGAGAAATCTTTCCTGCCGAAGCATCAACCTCATTTGGCGTGACGATAGTAAACTCAACAATCTCATTAGTATCTAAATTACGTACCGTAACCACTGAACCAAATTCTACCTTACCCTGCTCTAGTGATGAGATGTCTATACTATCCATCAAGCTCAGTTGCTTGCTTAAATATGCAATACGCGCCTGGACAAAGGACTGTCTTTCACGTGCAGCATGATATTCAGCATTTTCTTTCAGGTCGCCTTTTGCACGCGCTTCGGCTATCCTCTGCGGCAATTCAATTTTCATTTCATACTGCAGTTTTTCTATTTCCTCTTTTATCTGCTTTTTCTTGTCTTCAATATTTACCGGCATAGTGCTAACTCCTTAAAAATAGAATTTTTAGCCATGAACATACAAATTTTCATTTTTATAAATAACCGTATCACAATCATATCTATAGTATCACAGGTTGTGCTCCAATCAAGCACACGCATATGTACATATTCTTATAATGATAAATTTATATACTGTTGCTTCACGGTATTGATCAATCTTCAGTAACTATCGCCAAAATTTTAAAAGTACATTGCATGTGTTGCAATGCTATATAGTGTATGTCTACAACTTTTTACAACAATTTTTCTACTTTAACCATTACTGGTGTTATTTGATTATGCTTTACAATTTGTTTTGACGCAAATCGCATTACCATAAAAGAAATAGATAAAAAAATAATTCCAGTAACCATACCTGAAATTTCTTTATCATGGAAAACAGGTAATGGTATAAGTGACCCCAGTAGTATCCCAGCAATGAGAAAAACAATAGGTATCCCATAAAGCACAACCGATGAAAGTACAAGCCCTTTTGATGGAATGACAAAGAACACCCTGTCACCTGCTTTAGCGCCCATGGTATTTTCTATCATAAGCTGTCGCCCTTTTGATTGCCGCATGGTACACTCGTGGTTGCTGCATGAAGAGCAAAAAGAAACTGCATCAGCTTCAACTATCACATAGTTACCCTTAACTTTTATGACTATACCACATTCTGCTGACATAATACCTTCCTATACTATATTTAAAATATACCACAAACTTCAGAAAAGTTTTAAAATCAATGCCAATTTATCATTTACAATAATTACATATAACTACTAATATTTACATTATATTACTTATTATTACAATTAATTATTGACAATTATTATAGAGTATTTTCAATGTCAATTCACACGGCGTAAATAGAATATCAGCGTGGAATGAGGTAATTTATGAAGAATATGTATAGAAATCTCTTGAAATTATTTATTATTTGTTCATTAGTCAGTACCGGTTTAGCCCAGGAGAAAACTCCAGATACTCCCTCCACAATGCAAAATAAAGAAATAGATAATAATCAACTCGGTACACAGCAAAAATATGAAGCATTTCACCTTGGGGAGATAGTTATCACCGAAACAAGGATTCCTAATATTGAGAAAGCCACAACCAATACTGAAATAAGCAGTAAGGACATTGACATACGTAATGATAAAGCCCTTGCCGATTCTTTGCAGATGGTACCTGGTGTAAAGATTGAACAAACAGCAAAAGGATTTTCCGGTCTTTCTATGAGAGGCCTTGATCATCAATATGTAGCAATTCTTATAGATGGTGTTCCAGTTATTGATCCATATTACGGAGGCAATAATATTGATATATCAATGATCCCGGTTTCAAATGTTGAACGCATCATAATCAACCGAGGTGTATCCTCTGCCCTGTATGGTTCTTTGGGCAGTGCAGGCTCAATCAATATAATAACCAAAAAGCCCCAGGAACTGTACGCAAAGGCAAAGGTTGAATATGGAGAATATACTAACTATTTTATTGGGGGTGAAACTGGTATACCAATAGGGAATTTCTACACATGGATTGCCGCTTCACGACAATATTCCGACGGTTATGAAATATCAAAGAAATTAACCACAACTAAAAGGCGGGAGTGGTTTGATAAACTCGTTACATATGACCTTGCTGATCAATCTGGTTCTATAGTACATCCATTATTTAGTGATATTGATTTAGAGGCAGTAGACAATTACTTAAACGATACCGGGAAGTGGAACAACACTGAATATACCAAGCATACTATTGCAGGTAAAATTGGGTATTCCATAAATGATAAAACAGAATTAGGAATTTCCGCACACTATTATTATAATGAAATGTATTCCAATACATTTCAGAACAATTCTCTCCCCTATTTTGATGAGGAAAATAATGAGTGGTCACTACCTGCTTATACACGCGATTATATAGATTCCAGCGGCAAATCATGGAGGGACATTTTCAGTAACAGAGCCTTCTATTGGCCGGAAGACTGGCGACTCAATGTATCGCCATACTTCGCTACTTCATATAAAGATTTTAAAATCAGGATAAATACATTTTATATCAAGCAAAGAAATAATCTGGAAGGATATTTTAATCAAAATTATGATATTGCACAGATGTTTCCTAATTCAACTAATTATACCGGTAACGCCCAATCTATATTTGAAGAAACAGCATATGGCATATATATCATGCCTCAGTACACACTATTCAAAAACAATACTATTTATGGTTCCATCCACTATCGTAAAGAACAACATGACAA
Coding sequences:
- the greA gene encoding transcription elongation factor GreA produces the protein MPVNIEDKKKQIKEEIEKLQYEMKIELPQRIAEARAKGDLKENAEYHAARERQSFVQARIAYLSKQLSLMDSIDISSLEQGKVEFGSVVTVRNLDTNEIVEFTIVTPNEVDASAGKISLSSPIGRALHKKTVGDEVIVQIPAGTKRFRIEKLVTIHGEELTL
- a CDS encoding TonB-dependent receptor plug domain-containing protein, which produces MKNMYRNLLKLFIICSLVSTGLAQEKTPDTPSTMQNKEIDNNQLGTQQKYEAFHLGEIVITETRIPNIEKATTNTEISSKDIDIRNDKALADSLQMVPGVKIEQTAKGFSGLSMRGLDHQYVAILIDGVPVIDPYYGGNNIDISMIPVSNVERIIINRGVSSALYGSLGSAGSINIITKKPQELYAKAKVEYGEYTNYFIGGETGIPIGNFYTWIAASRQYSDGYEISKKLTTTKRREWFDKLVTYDLADQSGSIVHPLFSDIDLEAVDNYLNDTGKWNNTEYTKHTIAGKIGYSINDKTELGISAHYYYNEMYSNTFQNNSLPYFDEENNEWSLPAYTRDYIDSSGKSWRDIFSNRAFYWPEDWRLNVSPYFATSYKDFKIRINTFYIKQRNNLEGYFNQNYDIAQMFPNSTNYTGNAQSIFEETAYGIYIMPQYTLFKNNTIYGSIHYRKEQHDKYEKALDATSALALTLGTNEYKVQDMNAEYVTVAIEDQWDINTGAGMLFLSVGASYDAQNLSTVRAYDKNTDSLTSYPKMENTAYIWGTYDSFNPVMAAMYEAIPDLLKIRLACGIKTMFPNLSQYKDIGQDILDNNEEYQIKPETIYNSNTGFEIILWDNALSFRNDYFITKVKNKIARVYDPDSAYEKYDNIEGITAQGIESTLTYETSLKSISIQCTLNYVFTHAQNDEVSSLTYGKRVEGIPTHQFLIQLMIGLPTKTDFVFWGTYTADQIVYVANTSYDFTTTSFSADAYNTVHLHNPIMLNIKLQQKFLTHYSLYVTCKNILDDYAADPFNPGPGRMFYAGLNAEL
- a CDS encoding SoxR reducing system RseC family protein, translated to MSAECGIVIKVKGNYVIVEADAVSFCSSCSNHECTMRQSKGRQLMIENTMGAKAGDRVFFVIPSKGLVLSSVVLYGIPIVFLIAGILLGSLIPLPVFHDKEISGMVTGIIFLSISFMVMRFASKQIVKHNQITPVMVKVEKLL
- a CDS encoding DUF1015 family protein → MAIITEFIALRPNKEFVSKVAELPYDVVNTEEARSLAQGNPLSFFRVTRPEIDLPVEHNPYAEDVYRKGKENLQKFISDGVLTLDDAAYLYLYTLTMGNHIQTGVVAGVSIDDYSNGVVKKHELTREDKEIDRMNHINIIGAQTGLVYLFYKNNDALQKLMNESIQSPVLYDFVATDGVQHTVRRIEDNLLAAKIKEALQPLVLYIADGHHRAASAVRVGLERRKSGYSGNEAFNYFVATIFPHSELQILPYNRVVRDFNNHDFRSFMNELSQIFSVEKSDSGIVTKPHEIRMYCDGQWFVLHYKKELPQNEVDRLDVAILQNVILAPILGILDPRRDSRIDFIGGINAVNELIALVDSGKFKVGFSLYQTSIDELMAISDKGGIMPPKSTWFEPKLRDGLLVHVIG